In Euphorbia lathyris chromosome 10, ddEupLath1.1, whole genome shotgun sequence, a single genomic region encodes these proteins:
- the LOC136209835 gene encoding uncharacterized protein, producing MTKNQDAMNTNDPDSRKRKGVTNSNGVDHDDSSDFLALKLAFPYSDNDKAKTPAEDGFIPPSPQVPIRPPPEGEFIPPSPQFPLRPPPEGEFIHQQLQSGTLIAPSPLFQAPPVGGDTLKLNHPSSALASGSGSASSSTQHTHRSSRQRVRRTVEDNKPFPPPFPWASDKRAIVRNIQELAERKIETITGLVQCRRCEKQYEIGYNLKEKFYEVASFIAANKDSMHDRAPAVWMSPVLPTCKFCEQENSVKPVISEKKKTINWLFLLLGQMLGCCTLDQLKYFCKHTENHRTGAKDRVLYLTYLGLCKQVDSSGPFYL from the coding sequence ATGACCAAGAATCAAGACGCCATGAACACCAATGATCCCGATTCTAGAAAGAGGAAAGGTGTCACTAACAGCAATGGCGTTGATCATGATGATTCCTCTGATTTCCTTGCTCTTAAACTAGCTTTTCCTTATAGCGATAATGACAAAGCCAAAACCCCCGCTGAAGATGGATTCATCCCACCATCTCCCCAAGTTCCTATTCGTCCTCCTCCTGAAGGTGAATTCATCCCACCATCTCCCCAATTTCCTCTTCGTCCACCTCCTGAAGGTGAATTCATCCATCAACAACTGCAATCTGGAACCCTAATTGCTCCCTCTCCTCTTTTCCAAGCTCCACCGGTGGGAGGAGATACACTTAAACTTAATCATCCGTCGTCGGCGTTGGCGTCGGGGTCGGGGTCGGCGTCTTCGTCGACTCAACACACTCATCGTTCTTCTCGCCAGCGTGTTCGACGGACTGTTGAAGACAACAAGCCTTTTCCTCCTCCGTTCCCTTGGGCGTCGGATAAGAGAGCGATCGTTCGTAACATTCAAGAATTGGCGGAGAGAAAGATTGAAACCATCACTGGTTTAGTCCAGTGCAGAAGATGCGAGAAACAGTATGAGATCGGGTATAATCTGAAAGAGAAGTTCTATGAAGTAGCTTCGTTTATCGCTGCTAACAAGGATTCGATGCATGATAGGGCTCCTGCTGTTTGGATGAGTCCGGTTTTGCCTACCTGCAAATTCTGCGAGCAAGAAAACAGCGTGAAACCGGTGATTTCTGAGAAGAAGAAAACGATTAATTGGCTGTTCTTGCTGCTGGGACAGATGCTGGGATGCTGTACTCTGGATCAACTGAAATATTTTTGTAAGCACACAGAGAATCATAGAACCGGGGCTAAAGATCGCGTTCTTTATCTTACTTATCTTGGATTGTGCAAGCAGGTTGATTCCAGTGGCCCATTCTACTTGTAG